In one window of Microtus pennsylvanicus isolate mMicPen1 chromosome 2, mMicPen1.hap1, whole genome shotgun sequence DNA:
- the Slc35h1 gene encoding solute carrier family 35 member C2, translated as MGRWALDVAFVWKAVLTLGLVLLYYCFSIGITFYNKWLTKSFHFPLFMTMLHLAVIFLFSALSRALVQCSSHRARVVLSWTDYLRRVAPTALATALDVGLSNWSFLYITVSLYTMTKSSAVLFILIFSLIFKLEELRAALVLVVLLIAGGLFMFTYKSTQFNVEGFALVLGASFIGGIRWTLTQILLQKAELGLQNPIDTMFHLQPLMFLGLFPLFAIFEGLHLSTSEKIFRFQDTGLLLWVLGSLLLGGILAFGLGFSEFLLVSRTSSLTLSIAGIFKEVCTLLLAAHLLGDQISLLNWLGFALCLSGISLHVALKALHSRGDDGPKLPKGPDPSADLELLLWSSQQEEDDEEYFVTQGQQ; from the exons ATGGGGAGGTGGGCCCTTGATGTCGCCTTTGTGTGGAAGGCGGTGCTGACGCTGGGCCTGGTCCTCCTCTACTACTGCTTCTCCATAGGCATCACCTTCTACAACAAATGGCTGACCAAG AGcttccatttccccctcttcATGACCATGCTGCATCTGGCCGTGATCTTCCTCTTCTCAGCCCTGTCCAGGGCGCTGGTTCAGTGCTCCAGCCACAGGGCCCGAGTGGTGCTCAGCTGGACTGACTACCTCAGAAGAGTGGCCCCCACAG CACTGGCAACAGCACTTGATGTGGGCTTGTCTAACTGGAGCTTTCTCTACATCACCGTATCACT GTACACAATGACCAAATCGTCCGCCGTGCTCTTCATCCTGAtcttctctctgatcttcaagctgGAGGAACTG CGTGCAGCCCTGGTCCTAGTGGTCCTTCTCATCGCTGGGGGCCTCTTCATGTTTACCTATAAGTCCACACAGTTCAACGTGGAGGGCTTTGCCTTAGTGCTGGGGGCTTCATTCATCGGCGGCATCCGCTGGACCCTTACACAAATACTTCTGCAGAAAGCTGAACTGG GCCTTCAGAATCCCATTGACACCATGTTCCACCTGCAGCCACTCATGTTCCTGGgactcttccctctctttgccATATTTGAAG GTCTCCATTTGTCCACCTCAGAGAAGATCTTCCGCTTCCAGGACACAGGGCTGctcctgtgggttcttgggagcCTCCTCCTTGGCGGGATTCTGGCCTTTGGTTTGGGCTTCTCCGAGTTCCTCCTGGTCTCCAGAACATCCAGCCTCACTCTCTCCATTGCTGGCATTTTTAAG GAAGTCTGCACCCTGCTGCTGGCGGCTCACCTGCTGGGTGATCAGATCAGCCTCCTAAACTGGCTGGGCTTCGCGCTCTGCCTCTCCGGCATCTCCCTGCATGTGGCCCTCAAGGCCCTGCATTCTAGAG GTGATGATGGCCCTAAGCTCCCGAAGGGCCCGGACCCCAGCGCTGACCTGGAGCTGCTGCTCTGGAGCAGCCAGCAGGAAGAAGATGACGAGGAGTATTTTGTGACCCAGGGGCAGCAGTGA